CTTATTGTTTTTAAGATAGTAGCAGGGGATTCATTCCAGGATATAATGTAACGACAAGATGTTCCTCCCTTGAAAACGCATTCAGGATGTTCAATTTTCTTTGATTTATAATTAAATATTTTTGCAAGTGCTTCAATATAACCGAGTCTGTTTTCACACTGGAATGGCTCTTCTTTTACTCCGGTATTAGGCGAGACAGAGAGTTCGATTTGATTGGAACCAATTTTCTTTGATGAATAAGAAGAGGATCTGGTAAATTTACTAGCGGCTTTCCCAGCTATCTCGTAAACCTTAGGTAAGCTGACAAGACCTAAAATATATTGTCTTAATAATCCGGTAGCTTCAGGTGAGGCTAAATATCGGCCAGCTTCCCTTGCGATCTCAATATTTCCGGTGAGGGTTTTCAGCTTTTCATGGAAGCGGTTTATCTGTGTTTGCGTAAACCAGTGGCCGACATCTTCAACCTGGTAGGACTCCATCTTTGCGTAATGCAACAAATCGTTCACATCGACATAACTATAATTACGTTTGATGAATTTTATATACGTATTTATTATTCTACTATTATATAAAGGGATGTCTTTTTCTTTTTTCATTATATCTATATACTGAAATAATAGGTTGGACAATTAACTGTTTAACTATTATAACTAAACATTGATTTCATTTTCTTAGTTCCAGTTTTTTTTATTCGATTCTTTCAAATGGTGAGAATCTTTGTTGGGTAGCAGGGTACTTATCTCATGGGCTTCCATATTTGCTGTCAGAATCTGCAAAATAGCCTTATACTGTTTAGCTTTTGCATCCCTAAGCATCGCATTCTGCATGCTTATTCCTATTTGGGGAGCAATACCCATTAGTAGATTGATATCGCTTTGAACAAGCGGCCTCTTTGTTTTAATATTGTCAACGGCAAGAATACCTAATGATTCTTTCCCGTAAATTATAGGACAGCAGATAAAAGATTTTGTTCCCAGTTTCTTTAAACAATCAAGGCTCCAGGGAGAGAGATAGCCTTCTATTTCGTGAATATCATTTATCAGGAAGGGGGTTTGTTTTTTAAAAGAGACTACAAAGATCCCTTTTGAATCAGGGTCATTAAGATGAAAGACGGTCTCCATTAAAAACTTTATCTCTTCCCCGGAATATCCGAATGCTGAATGAAAGACAAGCCTGGTCTTGTACCGGTTTGCCAGAAGGATCATACCTCTGTCAAAGTCGAGGCGTTTCTCCAATATCTCAATAACCCTATTTACAAGACTGTCCATATCTGAAAACCTGCTAAGTGTCTCCCCGATTTCATTTATCATCAGGGTATAATTAAAATTAATTTTGCCTTGTTCAGCAAGCTTCTCTGAAGTATCTTTTAAAGTATTGACCGCAGAATTCAAGGTTTTAATTTCTGTGGTTACAGCATACCAACTTAGCAGGATTAAGCTTCCTAAAAACAAGGGGGTCATGGTTGTCAGAGTAAAGAAAGGCGAGATCAAACTTAAAGCTAATAAAATAACAGCAAAGGCCAATGCCGTATAGTTTCTTACCTTCTTCCAGAAAGTAACCGGCGATTCTTGCCAAGAGACAATATATCTGCATTTCGCCCCTCCTTTAAAGATACATTCCGGATGTTCTATTGCCGGTAATTTATAGTTGAATACCTTAGATACAGCTTCTATATAACCAAGTCTGTTTTCGCATTGAAATGCTTCTTCC
This genomic stretch from Nitrospirota bacterium harbors:
- a CDS encoding GAF domain-containing protein, encoding MKRKENLLLYNSKIINTYLKFIRRNYDYINIKELLHCAKMESYQVEDPGHWFSQEQINRFHEKLKKLTGNREIARDAGRYSASPDVIGVMKQYVLGLVGPSKAYTRLGKAASNFTKASTFNTRDLGPNKIELVVTLNDGVREEAFQCENRLGYIEAVSKVFNYKLPAIEHPECIFKGGAKCRYIVSWQESPVTFWKKVRNYTALAFAVILLALSLISPFFTLTTMTPLFLGSLILLSWYAVTTEIKTLNSAVNTLKDTSEKLAEQGKINFNYTLMINEIGETLSRFSDMDSLVNRVIEILEKRLDFDRGMILLANRYKTRLVFHSAFGYSGEEIKFLMETVFHLNDPDSKGIFVVSFKKQTPFLINDIHEIEGYLSPWSLDCLKKLGTKSFICCPIIYGKESLGILAVDNIKTKRPLVQSDINLLMGIAPQIGISMQNAMLRDAKAKQYKAILQILTANMEAHEISTLLPNKDSHHLKESNKKNWN